The DNA sequence ACTACTTGGGTAATCAATACAAAGCCTAGTACTTACTGGGAAATGAAGGTCTTGGTCGAATCAATGGTGGTTGGAGTTGGGAGAGGAAGTAGAAGATGGGCGATCCGAAACGACGCTGTTGTCTGCATCGTCCCCGTGAATACGCGTCGGAGTGCAGAACACAGGGAGGCCATCAGAGGCAAACCTTGTGCCGAAAATGGAAGAGTGATGAACTGGGTGCTGCTGCGTTCTCTGTGAAGCCATTTGAATTTCATCGCTCCAAGAACGAATCGATGGTGTAAAACTGGACTGAAGGGTACCCCTCTGAGCAAAAGTGGGAGCTGCAGACGAGCTCTGCTGCTGCCCCATCAGTGCTTGCTGATGCGGCAACGCCGGCATGTTGTTGAAGACAAACCCTCTGTTTTCATGGCTGCTGTCGCTGCTCCATGCCACCATCCTCTGATAAGCAGAGGAGTCGAACCCGGCCGTGGCCGGCACTGCGAAGAGGGTTTGAATCTGATCGTTGTGGTGAGTGGTGTCCTGGTGAGATTGCTGGGTGTGGTGAATCAGGCCATGGTCTTGGAAGGAGTGGAGAGAGAGGCCAAGGTCTTGGTTGGGGTTCAGATTAGTTGTTCTTGAGATTATATCAGATGGGTAGCTCTGGAAATTGATGGTTGAGGCAGCTGAGCTTGTAGGGAAGAAAGACTTCATGGTATCAGCTATGGTGTCAGAATCAAGAGATTGAGGGATGAAGCTTGATTCATTGTGATCTGTGTTGTCCCCAATTTGTCTCTGGAGCTGGAAATTGTAGCCAGATGACTCAGATTGCTCAGCTGAGATCACCATATCACTGGTTCCAGCTCCATTTGGAACTTCTCCTTGTGTAGCATTAGCAGCAACACCAGTTGGGTGCCATGGTGGAAGCTCTGCAAGCTTGTCAATGGCGGTTTTCGCCTTCTTGATGAGCCAATCCACGGCTTTACTGGGCCGGTCGTAGCCCAGCCGGTCTTGAACATCGTAGAATTGGATGGCGGTGTGGGCTGACAACCGCACGCGGCGGTCCCTGGGGCCTTTTGCGGTTACAACCTTGCTGTGGCGGTCTTTCCGGCCGGTGGATCGAACAATGTGACCTCCTTGGACTTGCACAATCTCTCCTCCGACGCTCTTCATGCCCATTCTCCCTCTTGGTTTTGCATGTTCTGTAATTTGGTTGCTGGGTTCTTGGGTTTGGTTTGAGGAATTTATGAGCTCAACATGTGTTTGATGCTGGTTTTGGACAAGTTGTAGATATTGTTGATGTTGATGGAAATGGGTATTGAATGAATCTAGGTTTTGGTCCTGTGATTCTTGTTGCAGAGTTGGGTCTTCAATCTTGTGGATAGGTCTGAGTGGAGGATGCAGATGATTTTTTTGGAACTCCAGATTCCTAATCTCTCTTTTTCCTTtgtatttttggtttttgctttTACTGAAATTTGCTGCTTTCCTTTCCTCTGCTTTTTTCTTTGGCTTTGCTTTTACTCTAtctcttgttgttgttgcttgTAGCTCTTCAACTGCAGAACTGTCACAACCCTGATACTCTGCTACACCTGCTGCTGCTGCTATTGCTCTAATCCCAAGAACTCTGCCATTGCAATCTCCAGATTCCTAACCCCAATGATCTCTACTCTACTAAAATCCACAACCCTCACTTGAAGCAAAAACAGACCCAGAAATTTGTTTCCTGTTTTGATTCTACAAACTTGAACTCATTGGTCCATACCATACAGACTTGGATGGGTGCGTTTTTCTATGTGGGcacaaaactaaaagaaaaatggaaaatttaACTGTTGTTGCTCTGAAATCTCAAAGACGAAGGGAAATTAGTCAAAGAATTTCTGCAACAGAAAACTTGAATGTTTTGAGGGAAAGTTGTGGGAGAAATAAGTGAATGAGTAGTGTGAGGTTTGGAGATGGGGGAAAAGCTTTGTTGTTGATGCCTCTGCAAAAAGAGTAGCAGAGCTTGGTCAGAGACAGAGGAGATTAATAAAAATCTTGGGTCATCACAGCCCCACAAACCACATATATAACCAAACCAGGtcatcaaaaccaaaactcaaaCAAGTCAATGTCTAACTCAAACCCAACTCTCCTAGAGCTCTAGTCCaaactctctcctctcctctcctctcctctcctctcctctccctctccctctctctctcttccttttggGAGTGACTTTTTAAGCAGGGTTGTTATTAAAGAGTATTAGGGTACTTAGCTATGATTAGGGCCATGGCCGATAGAGAGGTGACTATCAATGGCTTCCTCTTTCGCACACTCCTTTTGAAGGCTTTGATAATGATATTTAACAGCTTTTATAGTTCCTTTCCTATCTGCATTTCTTTATGGTTTTACAACAAAGATACGTATGTTTTCACTAAAAATAAACGACAACCGTGCCTCCCCCAACTACACTTTTCCATATTTTGTACTCCCACCACAATGTGTTTGAGCCAGGACTTGTCACATGCTATGAAGTATGAAGGAGCTCCAAGTAATTTTTCTGAATGAGAGGAGAAATTTTAAGTTAATATTAAAATTGGTGGCGTAGCCGACTCCTTCTATTCTCTGTTGTTGGTGTACTGTAGCTGCATTTGGGCCTCTGGGGTTTAAgcgatggtggtggtgatggtatGTTGGTTGAGCAATGGTTTTGGACAACACCGCTGGTCACATCTCAGTCTGAAACTTCTCAGTGCATTTGTTTGTTTAGTCACCAATACACTTCACCAATTTCTTGAAAAATGATTCCGACCTTGTATTAATTGTTGTAGTAAAAATGGGATtacagagagattgatgagagaattgtgtgtttattattgataatatgagccctTTAAATAGAGAATTACAGAGTACATAAAAGATAATAGAATCTAAACATAACTAGgtaatctagaaccttctcctattacaacttaaTGACTAAACcatagtttgaagaggcacatattatgtcgacatccttcaacactcccccttgtgccgctcaaacttggtgatgactctttgatcgttgcctcactaaaaaccttgctaggtaacaaaaaccctgtgggacaaaaataaccctggtcgaaggacaaaaagagcacaacacgtccttcactcttcgagatcgaacatgtagacatcatacctccccccgatgtcaatatctccccctaattGCTACAATCaagggagttcggataactttctcaatctgaggctcttcacatgtttctcgaaggtggatttagttaacgacttagtgaatacgtccgctacattatcctctgatcggatttgattcacttcaatctttagaagtgattgttgttgctgattgtaaaagatcTTAGGTGatatatacttggtgttgtcgacattgatgaaacctaacttcatttgctcaatacaagctgcattatcctcataaatgcatgtaggttaatctgtggtagacttcaaaccacaagttcctcaaatatgtctaa is a window from the Rosa chinensis cultivar Old Blush chromosome 2, RchiOBHm-V2, whole genome shotgun sequence genome containing:
- the LOC112188780 gene encoding transcription factor TCP4, whose product is MGMKSVGGEIVQVQGGHIVRSTGRKDRHSKVVTAKGPRDRRVRLSAHTAIQFYDVQDRLGYDRPSKAVDWLIKKAKTAIDKLAELPPWHPTGVAANATQGEVPNGAGTSDMVISAEQSESSGYNFQLQRQIGDNTDHNESSFIPQSLDSDTIADTMKSFFPTSSAASTINFQSYPSDIISRTTNLNPNQDLGLSLHSFQDHGLIHHTQQSHQDTTHHNDQIQTLFAVPATAGFDSSAYQRMVAWSSDSSHENRGFVFNNMPALPHQQALMGQQQSSSAAPTFAQRGTLQSSFTPSIRSWSDEIQMASQRTQQHPVHHSSIFGTRFASDGLPVFCTPTRIHGDDADNSVVSDRPSSTSSPNSNHH